The Leptospira neocaledonica DNA window GAAGAATAGAAGGTAAACTAATCCAGAGCCGAGAACAATACCGAAAATTTTTCGAAGAAAATCTTTCCGCAAATTTTATCACAGATTCTTCCGGAAATATTTTGGCTGCCAATTCTTCGTTTTTGAAGATGTTCGGTTTTGAAACCCAAGCAGAGTCTTCTCTAAAAAATTTCGCGGACCTTTTCCCTTCTTATGATGATTATTCCTTCTTCTTACAAAAAATACAGATCAGTTCCAGATTAGAAACCCACGAAGAATTTTTTCAGGAAAAGAACGGGTTGCCCATCCATACTACCGGAAATTATTTCGCCACATTCAATAAGTCAGGAAGTATAGATTCTATCCGAGGATATCTAATGGATGATACTCTTCGACGCAAGTTGGAAGATCAACTTATAGAATCCAAAAAATTAGAAACGATTGGAACTTTGGCCGGGGGGATCGCGCACGATTTTAATAATATTCTGCAGATCATTTCAGGATATGCGACTCGAATGCAATTGGAATCCTCCAAATTCGCTTCTCTTTTGGACATGTCCCGTTCTATCAATGCCGCGGCTGCAAGAGGAGCTATTATAGTTCGTAGACTTCTTTCCTTAGCTAGAAAAGGAGGAGGCGGATTTAGAACGATCTTTGTGGACCAACTAGTAAACGAAACGGTAGATCTTTTGGTCCCCACATTCTCAGAAAAAATAAAATTCAAAAAAGAATGCAAAGAAGGACTCCCGACAATCTTAGGTGACTATTCACAATTGGAGCAGATACTAATCAATCTTTGTTTGAATGCAAGAGACGCACTTCCCGAAGGAGGAGAGATCTCAATCCGTGCCTTTGGAGTGCAAGGCGCAAATATCAGGGAATCTTTTCCACTATCAGAACCTGCCGAATATCTTTGTATAGAAATTTCGGATAACGGAGAAGGGATGAGCGAAGAAACCAGAAAAAGGATCTTCGAGCCGTTCTTCACTACAAAGACTAAGACCCAAGGAAGCGGGCTTGGAATGTCCATGGTCTATGGGATCATGCAAAACCATGAGGGAATGGTACAGGTCAGTTCCCAATTAGGAATGGGCACAAGTATTCGATTATTCTTTCCTGCGGCAAAAACTAGAACTTCTCGATTTGTAGAAAGTCCAGGGAAAGAGCCTCAAACTTCTACCGGCATAATTCTGGTGGTAGAAGAATCACCTTATTTGTCAGAAATTCTGCAAGACCAAATGTTAGCTTTAGGGTTTCGATTGATCAGTGCAGATAGTATCAAAAAGGCTCGTGAAATATTGAACAAATTCAAATCTTCCACGGTTTTGACTGTGATCGATTTGGATTTTGAAAATCTTTCCTCTCTGGAATTTTTGGAAACCATTAAGAAAGAATGTCCTGAGTTGAAAATTTTTGTTTCTGGAACGGATTTCGGAAATGAAACCAAGGAAAAACTTTCCGCACTCGGAATTAACGATCTTCTGGAAAAGCCCTATAAGATCAGGGACCTGATCGAATTCTTTTATACGAAAAGTTTTTAGAACTACGCTACCTTCTCTTTTACTCTAGCATTCTTAAAAAAGAATGCGAAACCTTGTATTAAATCATAGATCGCAGGAATTTGAGCCAAAGAGATACCTACATCCCCATGAGAGATTAAAGGTGTTAGTACTAATTTGGATTTTTTACGAGGAAGATGTTCTTTTAAAATCACTGCTTCATTTGCAGGAACTACATTATCTCCTAATCCATGAACAATAGAAACATGGCAATCCAATCTATGTAATTTATCTTTAACCTGTAATTCTTGTAAAAAGGAACTTTGAGAACCTGCGTTGGCTACGATATCTTTCCAGATCTTTTCTCTAAAACTTTTATCTTCTCTGAGTTTAGTGAATACTTCTTTACTTTCAGCGCTTATATTTTCTAAAACGGTAGGGAGTTCCAAGGTTTCTCTGGAAAAACTTCCGTCCAAAACGCAGGCTTTCAATGCAAATTCCAATTCTTGATTATCGGATTTGAGAGCATACTTTACGAAATTATAAAGAAGAATCATTCTTCCATATTCATCTCCCTCATCGGAAGTCATTACATAATCCAAAGTTGATTGAACATCGCAGTAGGCGCCAATTGTAAGAATGGAGGAGATCTTTCTTCCTACTTCAGGATCGGACGCTGCGATCAGTCCCATACTTCCGGAAAAAGAAGGAGCGATATAAGAAAGTTTTTGATCCGGGCAATATTCTTTATTGGAAGAGATATGAAGTATTAGATCCTTTATTTTTTCAACGGTCTCTTTTCTGATACGGAATTGTGTCACTTCTACTAATAAAGGAGAAATGACTGTATAACCGATTGCTGCGGCGGATTTACAAACTGCAGCGAATCTTGGGTCCTTATTTCCTAAATAAGCCAACCCGTTCACCGCTAAAATGGTTCCGCAGGATTTTCCTTTTGGAGTATAAAGAATCGCAGGAATTTCAAAATTATCCGTTCTAACTAAGATCTCTTGTTCGGAGACTTTTGGCGGAGTAGGTAATTGGCAATGAAGAGCGAATTTAGCCGCCTTCCAGAAATATTTCATATTTGTATCCAAACCCGAACTCGTTAAGATCCGATAACAATTTAATGACGATTTGAAAAGTCGGGCGACTCACTCGCTTTGCTCGTGATCGCGCTCTACGCTCCAATCCGCTACGCGGGATTTCCGCTGCGATCGCTGTCGCTTGGTAAATCAAAATTTTCCACACGGAACAAAGAATCCACATTCTGACGTATCCTTCTACCAACCGCACGGTAACCACTATTCCGCGAGCCAAGATATCGAATGGGCAAATTCTACTTTGCAGACCATTTCCAAAATCCTATTCTCCGAGAAAAAAATCACATTAGGGTATCCGAATGAAAAAAGAGAAAAGAAACAGAACCAAAATTTTACCTGAGGACGATCCAGTCTTAAGTAAGGAACAGATTCGACTTCTTCTGAACGCATCCAGAACTCACGAAAATCATTATCTATGGTTTCGAATGTTATATTCTTTCGGGCTTCAACTTTCCGAATTAGTCTCCTTAAGAGTAGAGGATTTGGATTGGTCCCACCATAAAATATTGATTCATCATTCCCAAACCTTAAACCCCAGAAATCCTTCTATTCCCCTTTCTCTAAGAAGGGATCTTTGGTTTATTTCGCAAGGAAAGCAGGATCAGGATTTTTTGTTTTCGGGTAGAACAGGCAAACTAAGTCCCAGGACTGTTCAAAAAATGTTTTCCAAGCTAGAGGAAATGACTGGGTTCCCTATTTCAGTTTTTAGGCTCAGGAGAAGTTTGGCTTCTCACCTGATCGAGGCAGGCTGGGATCTGGAAAGTATTCAGGAACAATTGGGGCTTTCTTCCCAAAAATCCCTAAAAGAATTGCTCGGGCAGAAACCGAAAAATGCTCCGCGCAAGATATTTCCATTGGAGGAAATTAACGGGTCGGCGGCATAATATTCCAAATTTAGGATTTTCCAACTATAGGAGAATAGAGGAGATGGGAAAAAATTCTTGTAAAACCCCATTTCCTCACTAATTTAGTCTACGGCGAACTTTCCGTTCCCCTTTTGTATCTAAAAAAGGAAATTTTCTTTGTCGGAATTTGATCTTATGGATCGTCGCTCGGAGCCTAGCTTGGAAATTAAAACGAAAAAAGTAGGGAAACATACCCTAGTTCAATTGGACGGCAGGCTGGATATCACACATTCGGACGAGGTAGAGGCAAAACTTCTAGACGATGTCCAAGCCGGAACTGGTGATATAGTCATTAACTTGCAAAATATTTCTTATATATCTTCTTCCGGGATCAGGATCTTTGTCGGAATGGTCCGGGAACTAGAAAAGCAGAATCGAAAACTCAAACTTTGCAATATCACTCCTAACGTGAAAAAAGTTTTTGACGTTGTGGAATTGTTGGATCTTTTCGAAGTCTACGAAACCGAACAAGAAGCATTAGCTACATTAAAATAATAAGCCGGGGGCACTTTTTATAATGGGTTCCCCCACTAGCGCAGAGGACCGATCTTCCGAAATTTACGGACTTATCGGTCTTTTCTTTTTATCAGTACTTTCCCTTTTAATTTTTAGGATCTCCGGGTTGGAGTTCCCACCCGTATGGCCTGACGAAGTTTTATTCTATTCTCCTTCCTTAGATTTTGCGAAGAATGGGCTTTTCCGAACAGAAGTGTTAGAAGGTTTAGTAAAGGGAATGGAGACCAAAACTCTTTGGATGCCTCCAGTCTTCTTTTTGTTAAATGGTTGGGTTCTGAAATTCTGGGGAGAAGGTCTCGAAGTCTTAAGATTATTCGCCGCGATCTTGTCTGTTGCGAGCGTCTGGGTATTTTGGTTCATACTAAAAACATTCGATTACTCTCCAATTGCAAGGCTTGGAGCTTCCTTACTTTTATTCACTGATCTATTATTCTTAAGAGTAGGTTGGACCGCGAGAATGGAAGCTCTTTGTTTGTTTTGGGCACTTCTATCCTTGCTAGTGCTTGCAAGAAAAGCCAGATGGAAGGGAGATATTCCTCTCCGACAATACGAAGCCTTCTTGTCCGGATTCTTTTTGGGGATCTCATTTTTATCACATCCATTTGGGGCAATCTTCGGAGTGCCCGCATTACTTTTAATCCACCAGGCAAAAGCTTGGAAGGTTTGGATGTTTTGGCTGGGCGGAGTATTACCAATACTCGTTTGGGGAATATGGATCCATCCTGACTGGGGAATTTTTTTCTACCAATTCGGAGCTCAGTTCGGACGTAAAAAAGATCTATTCCAATCCTTCTCTCCGATCACAAAGATCAAAGTATTACTAGGCGGATATGAATCTCCCGGCTTAAGATTATTCTTTTATCTGGCCTTAGCTTACGGGTTATGGGTGGTACGAGGAGAAATTAAGGACAAACCGAAATCTGCATTTTTCTTCTCTGCATGGACAGTTTCGATTCTATTCTTTTTGATCTTATCCACTGAATACTATTACGTAATGTATTTATGTATTCCTTTGTCGGCTTTGGGGGGATTCTTTTTCGAAAGGATCAGAAGTAGAAGGGTACAGTTTATCGCTGCTATATTAGTATTTTCCAATATAGCTATTCTAGTGAATGCTTATAAAAGAATAGGATTCGGAAATCCAGAATTCGACCTGAAAGATAAATTTTATGAGGTTTTGGGACCTGAACTAAGAGGTTCTAAAAAGATGTATCTACAAACAATCCCGGATCCTTATTTCCATATCCGAAAAGAATATCCGAATTTGAAAATATTGGAGTTTATCCCAGGAGAACTTCCTATTCCGAAAGAGGATTTTATCCAAACTTTGGATTCTATAGATACATTTGTATTCTCGGATCGTCAAAAAAGGAATGAATTCGTGCAGGCATACTTAGAGGAGAATTCTTCTAAGTTCAGAAAATTCAAAATTACTGCAGAACCTTCTACACTCAGAAAAGTAGCAAATGTAGAAGCGGAAGTATACCGCAGAAGATAATTAAACTTTTCCGTTGTCCTTGATCTTTTTAATAAGATTCCGATTCGCTTCCTGTCTTAGGATTGCATTTTCGTATCTTCTAATCTCTACATCCGACTCAGGTTTGATTTTGGGAATAGGGCAGGGCCTCTTATTTTCATCTAAGGCAACGAATGTGAGGTAAGCAGTCGTAGCACGGGTCACAACCCCAGTATACGGATTTTCTTTGGAAACCTGGACGCCTATTTCCAGAGAACTTCTTCCCGCATAATTGGCGGAAGCCTTTAAGATCACATGATCCCCCAGAGAGATAGGTTCCAGAAAATTCAGTTTGTCCACGCTTGCAGTAACAGCTTCTCTTCCACAATGCCTTTGAGCAACCATCACAGCGATCAAGTCGATCCAAGACATTAAGGTCCCTCCGAAGAGGGTACCATAATGGTTGGTATGGTCGGGCATAACTATATGCCTGGTTTCTGCAGCGGATTGTTTCGGTGATTTGGTAATTTCTTCCGACATCTATGACTTAGACGAATAATCCGAACATTACGTTCTTATAATTGGCATTGTAGGATAAAATCGTTGAATACCTGAGCGATATAAACTCTTTCCTTATATGTAAGTGCCGTACTTCCTGCGGAAATCAATTCACCTGAGTTGGAAAAAATTTCTTTGATAGAATCATCCGGAGAAATGGAAAATATTTTGGTAGGAGAATGAGATTCTGCGTTGCTTGCATGTCTCAGGAATTTCATCACGGAAGGATGAGTTACTGTAAAAATATTCCCTTTTTCGTCTATCTCTAGATTGTCCGGGCCGCTTCCGAGTAGGATCGATTTAGGTTCCCCCAATACAATTTTTCCGTTTTCTCTCTTGATATCGAATTTTAAAACAGTGCCTTCATTAAAGGAAGATCTGTATAATATTTCTTTTCCATCCGGTCTTTTTACATAAAGAATTCCGTTTCCTAGGGAGACAGGATTTCCTAAAGAAGCCCAGGATTTTCCATCGTAGTAAGCGATCTCGGAACGTTTCATTCTAAAAAGATCATGGAATAAATAGAGCATAAATCCTCCTTCACCATGATCGTTAGAAACAAAAATTTCGTTTTCGGAAGCGACTGAAAGATCGTTAGGACTCGTGACCAAAGGATCTTGTAGAGTTTGGACATGTTTCCATTTTCCCGCCTTAGAATTCGCGGAAGGTTTTTCAGTTCTTTCAAAAACTTCGATAGAATGTTCTTTGTACAAAGTGATATGTGAGATCACATACAATCTGTATTTTCCGTTTTGGTTTAAAAGACTCATCCCATGAGGTCTGAAATTTTTAGGATATTCTGTTTCCAGTAGTTTTGGTTCTAGCTTGGAAGAATTTAGATCCAAAAAGAAAATCTTTCCTTCTTGGTCTTTGATCCTTCTCTCATGAGAAGATACATAAAGAAGTCCGGCTTCTCTATCAATGGCCAAATCTTCCGGGCCTGGCATTCCGGAAATTTTGGAGCAGCCTTTTAAGGGGATATCTTTGATATCTCCCGAACAATTACTAAAAACTAGGCCTAAAACGGCGAATACTATGGGTAGAATGGAAACTCGCATGGGGTTCAAAGATCTGCCTTAAAACCGGCATTGGCAACCAGATTCAAAGTTTGAGACTGAATTTATTCTTGCAATTTTTGTGCAGTGCATAAAAATGGGGTTAAAAAGGAATAGCAAGGCATGGACAACCAAAAACTAAACGATTTAATCAATGC harbors:
- a CDS encoding ATP-binding protein, with protein sequence MAFQVDTGVSISYLPIPVGIILCFWWGPARTLPAMYANALFSANLWGLHDVDKYPIYCLWEVLAVGVSWFFFIKWRKGKAWLPDLRETVRFLLWVAFPAAICNGFLVAEGLVLFGDLSRDKLLVSSFQGIGATLFDTLSVSVPILLWATPWMELQGWARTEGAWETRETSWDRARLRSLKPRKIAEIIFVFLLCGIFGAIIPSLEYWFVFALFVLWASLRYGITMALIANIWVQMVTLVFPVLFGRSEHYQWFKDDKELIFLLNLGVLCVVALITGRATSDSRKELQKRRRIEGKLIQSREQYRKFFEENLSANFITDSSGNILAANSSFLKMFGFETQAESSLKNFADLFPSYDDYSFFLQKIQISSRLETHEEFFQEKNGLPIHTTGNYFATFNKSGSIDSIRGYLMDDTLRRKLEDQLIESKKLETIGTLAGGIAHDFNNILQIISGYATRMQLESSKFASLLDMSRSINAAAARGAIIVRRLLSLARKGGGGFRTIFVDQLVNETVDLLVPTFSEKIKFKKECKEGLPTILGDYSQLEQILINLCLNARDALPEGGEISIRAFGVQGANIRESFPLSEPAEYLCIEISDNGEGMSEETRKRIFEPFFTTKTKTQGSGLGMSMVYGIMQNHEGMVQVSSQLGMGTSIRLFFPAAKTRTSRFVESPGKEPQTSTGIILVVEESPYLSEILQDQMLALGFRLISADSIKKAREILNKFKSSTVLTVIDLDFENLSSLEFLETIKKECPELKIFVSGTDFGNETKEKLSALGINDLLEKPYKIRDLIEFFYTKSF
- a CDS encoding CocE/NonD family hydrolase gives rise to the protein MKYFWKAAKFALHCQLPTPPKVSEQEILVRTDNFEIPAILYTPKGKSCGTILAVNGLAYLGNKDPRFAAVCKSAAAIGYTVISPLLVEVTQFRIRKETVEKIKDLILHISSNKEYCPDQKLSYIAPSFSGSMGLIAASDPEVGRKISSILTIGAYCDVQSTLDYVMTSDEGDEYGRMILLYNFVKYALKSDNQELEFALKACVLDGSFSRETLELPTVLENISAESKEVFTKLREDKSFREKIWKDIVANAGSQSSFLQELQVKDKLHRLDCHVSIVHGLGDNVVPANEAVILKEHLPRKKSKLVLTPLISHGDVGISLAQIPAIYDLIQGFAFFFKNARVKEKVA
- a CDS encoding tyrosine-type recombinase/integrase, with protein sequence MKKEKRNRTKILPEDDPVLSKEQIRLLLNASRTHENHYLWFRMLYSFGLQLSELVSLRVEDLDWSHHKILIHHSQTLNPRNPSIPLSLRRDLWFISQGKQDQDFLFSGRTGKLSPRTVQKMFSKLEEMTGFPISVFRLRRSLASHLIEAGWDLESIQEQLGLSSQKSLKELLGQKPKNAPRKIFPLEEINGSAA
- a CDS encoding STAS domain-containing protein, which produces MEIKTKKVGKHTLVQLDGRLDITHSDEVEAKLLDDVQAGTGDIVINLQNISYISSSGIRIFVGMVRELEKQNRKLKLCNITPNVKKVFDVVELLDLFEVYETEQEALATLK
- a CDS encoding glycosyltransferase family 39 protein; translation: MGSPTSAEDRSSEIYGLIGLFFLSVLSLLIFRISGLEFPPVWPDEVLFYSPSLDFAKNGLFRTEVLEGLVKGMETKTLWMPPVFFLLNGWVLKFWGEGLEVLRLFAAILSVASVWVFWFILKTFDYSPIARLGASLLLFTDLLFLRVGWTARMEALCLFWALLSLLVLARKARWKGDIPLRQYEAFLSGFFLGISFLSHPFGAIFGVPALLLIHQAKAWKVWMFWLGGVLPILVWGIWIHPDWGIFFYQFGAQFGRKKDLFQSFSPITKIKVLLGGYESPGLRLFFYLALAYGLWVVRGEIKDKPKSAFFFSAWTVSILFFLILSTEYYYVMYLCIPLSALGGFFFERIRSRRVQFIAAILVFSNIAILVNAYKRIGFGNPEFDLKDKFYEVLGPELRGSKKMYLQTIPDPYFHIRKEYPNLKILEFIPGELPIPKEDFIQTLDSIDTFVFSDRQKRNEFVQAYLEENSSKFRKFKITAEPSTLRKVANVEAEVYRRR
- a CDS encoding acyl-CoA thioesterase; translated protein: MSEEITKSPKQSAAETRHIVMPDHTNHYGTLFGGTLMSWIDLIAVMVAQRHCGREAVTASVDKLNFLEPISLGDHVILKASANYAGRSSLEIGVQVSKENPYTGVVTRATTAYLTFVALDENKRPCPIPKIKPESDVEIRRYENAILRQEANRNLIKKIKDNGKV
- a CDS encoding arylesterase, with the translated sequence MRVSILPIVFAVLGLVFSNCSGDIKDIPLKGCSKISGMPGPEDLAIDREAGLLYVSSHERRIKDQEGKIFFLDLNSSKLEPKLLETEYPKNFRPHGMSLLNQNGKYRLYVISHITLYKEHSIEVFERTEKPSANSKAGKWKHVQTLQDPLVTSPNDLSVASENEIFVSNDHGEGGFMLYLFHDLFRMKRSEIAYYDGKSWASLGNPVSLGNGILYVKRPDGKEILYRSSFNEGTVLKFDIKRENGKIVLGEPKSILLGSGPDNLEIDEKGNIFTVTHPSVMKFLRHASNAESHSPTKIFSISPDDSIKEIFSNSGELISAGSTALTYKERVYIAQVFNDFILQCQL